A part of Arenicella chitinivorans genomic DNA contains:
- a CDS encoding MOSC domain-containing protein yields the protein MEFGRVESLWRYPVKSLIGESVDSFDIDCRGVSGDRLYAISNSDGKLGSGKDTRRFRRIDGLFSMSAETIDNGISITLPDKEVVTSNSPSINSRLSQILGQNVTLTKEDKISHFDDGAIHILTTASLSLLRKKLPHSGVEPRRFRPNIVVKSQFQDNELLGKVINIGTVSLEVTHKSERCRMITLGQPGLERSPEILKAISKDFGLDFGVYAKVISIGSVSIGDNVEVVQD from the coding sequence ATGGAATTCGGGAGGGTTGAATCGCTATGGAGATATCCAGTCAAATCGCTTATTGGTGAATCCGTAGACAGTTTTGATATTGATTGCAGAGGGGTTTCAGGTGATCGGCTCTATGCTATATCGAATTCAGATGGCAAGCTCGGTAGTGGTAAGGATACGCGCAGATTCAGGCGCATTGATGGGCTTTTTTCAATGTCGGCAGAAACTATAGACAATGGTATATCGATTACACTCCCTGATAAAGAGGTCGTAACGAGTAACTCTCCATCCATAAATAGTAGGCTCTCACAAATTCTTGGGCAAAACGTAACCTTAACTAAAGAAGATAAGATCTCGCACTTTGATGACGGAGCTATACATATATTAACAACGGCATCCTTATCGCTGCTCCGTAAAAAGTTGCCACACTCTGGCGTGGAACCCAGAAGGTTCAGGCCAAATATAGTGGTTAAGAGTCAGTTTCAAGATAACGAGCTTTTGGGTAAGGTTATAAATATTGGCACAGTCTCCTTAGAGGTTACTCATAAAAGTGAGCGGTGCCGTATGATAACCCTTGGCCAGCCTGGACTTGAACGCAGCCCCGAGATACTCAAGGCTATATCTAAAGATTTCGGTTTGGATTTTGGTGTTTACGCTAAGGTTATATCTATTGGCTCGGTATCAATCGGGGATAATGTTGAAGTCGTCCAAGATTAA
- a CDS encoding MBL fold metallo-hydrolase — protein sequence MTKFKILIAISLLLFSCTALSSGINVKKVSEHLHILSGKEYGTNIGLIPINDGLVLIDPMPGNSHLSELDKIVRSIYDKPITFILNTHAHSDHAGGNEYFIQQGGKLVGSTSNLVGFVHIKAKSHSAIDNIYYHTKSNAVFVGDVFDTSWHPTFYAGGTKGFIEAIDAILNLGDDQTLIVPGHGAPSSKLSLREFRKNTLEWISKIRELDQQGWDVDRIMDDAKVKDVLEKFNVNNEAVFLPQKAFRRFIERTIAVVKREKGM from the coding sequence ATGACAAAGTTTAAAATTTTGATAGCCATTTCCTTACTCCTTTTCAGTTGTACTGCTTTATCAAGTGGTATTAATGTAAAGAAAGTATCCGAGCATTTACATATCTTGAGTGGAAAAGAGTACGGAACTAATATCGGTTTAATACCTATAAATGATGGATTGGTATTAATTGATCCCATGCCGGGCAATAGCCACCTGAGTGAATTAGATAAAATAGTTCGTTCTATTTACGATAAACCGATTACTTTTATCTTGAACACACACGCACATTCAGACCATGCAGGTGGTAATGAATATTTTATACAACAAGGTGGGAAGCTTGTCGGGAGCACTTCTAACTTAGTTGGTTTTGTTCATATCAAGGCCAAGTCTCATTCGGCAATTGATAATATCTACTATCATACAAAAAGTAACGCTGTATTTGTCGGAGATGTTTTCGATACCAGTTGGCACCCAACATTTTATGCTGGCGGAACTAAGGGTTTTATTGAGGCAATTGATGCTATTTTAAATCTAGGTGATGATCAGACACTGATAGTGCCGGGCCATGGTGCCCCATCAAGTAAACTATCCTTACGGGAATTTAGAAAAAATACATTAGAGTGGATCAGTAAGATTCGAGAACTAGACCAGCAAGGGTGGGATGTAGATAGAATAATGGATGATGCCAAAGTTAAGGATGTTTTGGAGAAATTCAATGTGAACAATGAAGCAGTATTTCTACCACAAAAAGCATTTAGGAGGTTTATTGAAAGAACTATTGCAGTGGTAAAAAGAGAGAAAGGCATGTAA
- a CDS encoding DUF4288 domain-containing protein, producing the protein MDKIISPVGWYIGTYLARFIEIEDENNDDPETRFATWENTVIVKAPTLEEAFEKIERIGIEHAEPYKSRETGVPVQWEYLGIIDLLPIYEELEDGSEVMWASNHPKKLKNLKAIVKDVSAFKE; encoded by the coding sequence ATGGATAAGATTATCTCACCAGTCGGCTGGTACATCGGAACATACTTGGCAAGATTCATCGAGATTGAAGATGAGAATAACGATGATCCCGAGACCAGGTTTGCAACGTGGGAAAACACAGTTATTGTGAAGGCTCCGACTCTTGAGGAGGCCTTTGAAAAGATAGAGCGAATTGGTATCGAACATGCTGAACCGTATAAAAGTCGAGAAACAGGTGTTCCTGTCCAATGGGAGTATCTCGGTATAATTGATCTGCTGCCAATTTACGAAGAATTGGAAGATGGCTCAGAGGTCATGTGGGCATCCAACCATCCTAAGAAGCTTAAAAATCTCAAGGCAATTGTTAAAGATGTCAGTGCATTTAAAGAGTAA